A stretch of the Cervus canadensis isolate Bull #8, Minnesota chromosome 16, ASM1932006v1, whole genome shotgun sequence genome encodes the following:
- the LOC122454300 gene encoding uncharacterized protein LOC122454300 has product MDDQVKDAWYKKATLYDFTYVNKEIHSNRTYSSSPGRGLSPTSSSSAQPGALLIPELKAGIYLGESASESKGRPRPLWRETIIRAGRGGGYGSSSVSSVRGTCRAGGRPAEKTNRCFFFLLLLLLPHRNTHKHPTRGPSYRGGIAAGPGTNPPVGGGVPPCGLVVSEQNADRKCSCRNDSLRRRQTLTTTPSSPLHFRHRRAAAATWALVFGRAALHGPRRSARNRSPGPEAAGSEAAGASPPRPSRQGGCGHCLLVSILRSGVFAVARVDREVFIFLEADRSGARASVVVVCVGALRPGPARRPRTPPQLLVISSREPSSGRPRRGRPRSDGDRAFFKWCPCSRVDGCIVLYTLLSF; this is encoded by the exons CTACAGCTCTTCTCCCGGGCGAGGCCTGTCACCGACCAGCAGTAGCTCCGCTCAGCCCGGAGCTCTCCTAATCCCCGAGCTCAA AGCAGGAATTTACCTGGGCGAATCGGCGTCTGAATCCAAGGGGAGGCCGAGGCCGCTGTGGCGAGAGACTATAATCCGGGCCGGGAGGGGGGGTGGCTACGGCTCCTCTTCCGTCTCCTCAGTGCGGGGAACATGTAGAGCCGGGGGGAGACCAGCCGAGAAGACAAATCGctgcttcttcttcctcctcctcctccttctcccacaTAGAAACACTCACAAACACCCGACCAGGGGCCCGAGCTACCGGGGGGGCATCGCCGCCGGCCCGGGAACCAATCCTCCAGTCGGCGGGGGCGTCCCTCCCTGCGGCTTGGTGGTGTCGG AACAAAATGCCGACCGGAAGTGCAGCTGCAGGAATGACTCCCTCCGCCGGCGCCAAACACTAACAACCACCCCCTCTTCCCCACTCCACTTCCGCCaccgccgcgccgccgccgccacttGGGCTCTCGTCTTCGGCCGCGCCGCACTGCACGGCCCGCGCCGCTCAGCTCGGAACCGCAGCCCGGGCCCGGAGGCGGCCGGCAGCGAGGCGGCGGGGGCCTCTCCTCCGCGCCCTTCTCGTCAGGGCGGCTGTGGACACTGCCTTTTAGTGTCGATCCTGCGGAGCGGCGTTTTCGCTGTGGCACGGGTAGACCGAGAGGTCTTTATTTTCCTGGAGGCCGACCGGAGCGGGGCCCGAGCCTCGGTGGTGGTCGTGTGCGTGGGGGCTCTCAGGCCCGGACCGGCTCGCAGGCCACGCACGCCGCCCCAGCTGCTCGTCATTAGCTCTCGGGAGCCGAGCTCGGGGCGGCCACGTAGAGGACGCCCGCGATCCGACGGCGACCgagcattttttaaatggtgtCCCTGCAGCCGGGTGGATGGATGCATCGTATTGTACACTCTGCTCTCTTTTTGA